A stretch of Caenorhabditis elegans chromosome IV DNA encodes these proteins:
- the atln-2 gene encoding GB1/RHD3-type G domain-containing protein (Confirmed by transcript evidence), translating to MIESVTGEMFAVVLMDTQGTFDNNSTYQQCMTVFALSTIVSSVQIYNVVDNIQEDALQHLSLFVEYGRIAMEQPHNFGKPFQQLVFCVRDFKNQEEYEFGENGGTDFLDNVLQTNPEQPEEIKQVRELLREYFEDIQCYLLPHPGYKVAERQSFRGHVKDLRPLFREELKKMVPNLLGPHILKPKIVNGKTVTCRKMIQYFKEYAASFDGETLPQPQSILNANAKLICIEAAHEAKVNYSRGMDRSTYGTRMMSEKKLLEAHIKHGITALNIFDKCPRIGAKEVRNLLLEKLQEDINAELEKYKRLNEAKRVTGCASAMLACGDSVFLGIGLGSAASGAIAGAVLTLQAGVVSLGIVAIPISLTTLFFIWAYVWTKPCFEKVSNKNK from the exons ATGGATACACAGGGAACATTTGACAACAATTCAACATATCAACAATGTATGACGGTTTTTGCACTTTCTACGATAGTTAGCAGTGTACAG atttacaaCGTAGTGGACAACATTCAAGAGGATGCTCTCCAACATCTTTCACTTTTTGTCGAATACGGTAGAATAGCCATGGAACAACCacacaattttggaaaaccatTTCAA CAACTAGTATTCTGTGTTCGTGACTTCAAAAATCAGGAGGAATACGAATTCGGTGAGAATGGAGGTACTGATTTTCTGGATAACGTGTTGCAAACAAATCCCGAACAACCTGAAGAAATCAAGCAAGTCAGGGAATTATTAAGAGAATATTTTGAGGATATTCAATGTTATTTACTACCACATCCTGGATATAAAGTTGCAGAACGACAGAGTTTTAGAGGACATGTTAAAG atcTTCGTCCACTATTCCGTGAAGAGCTGAAAAAGATGGTACCAAATCTGCTGGGACCCCATATTCTgaaaccaaaaatagtgaatgGAAAAACAGTAACATGCCGGAAAATGATACAATATTTCAAAGAATACGCAGCCTCATTCGACGGAGAAACTCTTCCACAACCACAAAGTATTCTCAATGcaaatgcaaaattaatatGTATTGAAGCAGCACATGAAGCTAAAGTGAATTATAGTCGAGGAATGGATAGATCAACGTATGGAACACGTATGATGTCAGAGAAGAAGCTTCTTGAAGCACATATTAAACATGGAATTACTgcattaaacatttttgataaatgtcCAAGAATTGGAGCAAAAGAAGTTCGAAATTTGTTGCTGGAGAAGTTACAAGAGGATATTAAT GCTGAACTTGAAAAGTACAAAAGACTAAATGAAGCTAAACGAGTAACTGGATGTGCTTCTGCAATGCTTGCATGTGGAGATTCAGTTTTTCTGGGAATTGGGCTCGGAAGTGCTGCTAGTGGAGCCATTGCAG GAGCAGTGCTGACACTTCAAGCTGGTGTAGTTAGTCTTGGAATCGTCGCCATCCCAATCTCATTGACTACTTTATTCTTTATTTGGGCCTATGTATGGACTAAACCCTGCTTTGAGAAGgtttctaataaaaataaatag
- the atln-2 gene encoding GB1/RHD3-type G domain-containing protein (Confirmed by transcript evidence), with translation MIESVTGEMFAVVLMDTQGTFDNNSTYQQCMTVFALSTIVSSVQIYNVVDNIQEDALQHLSLFVEYGRIAMEQPHNFGKPFQQLVFCVRDFKNQEEYEFGENGGTDFLDNVLQTNPEQPEEIKQVRELLREYFEDIQCYLLPHPGYKVAERQSFRGHVKDLRPLFREELKKMVPNLLGPHILKPKIVNGKTVTCRKMIQYFKEYAASFDGETLPQPQSILNANAKLICIEAAHEAKVNYSRGMDRSTYGTRMMSEKKLLEAHIKHGITALNIFDKCPRIGAKEVRNLLLEKLQEDINVGFWETFFDFKAEYLWKC, from the exons ATGGATACACAGGGAACATTTGACAACAATTCAACATATCAACAATGTATGACGGTTTTTGCACTTTCTACGATAGTTAGCAGTGTACAG atttacaaCGTAGTGGACAACATTCAAGAGGATGCTCTCCAACATCTTTCACTTTTTGTCGAATACGGTAGAATAGCCATGGAACAACCacacaattttggaaaaccatTTCAA CAACTAGTATTCTGTGTTCGTGACTTCAAAAATCAGGAGGAATACGAATTCGGTGAGAATGGAGGTACTGATTTTCTGGATAACGTGTTGCAAACAAATCCCGAACAACCTGAAGAAATCAAGCAAGTCAGGGAATTATTAAGAGAATATTTTGAGGATATTCAATGTTATTTACTACCACATCCTGGATATAAAGTTGCAGAACGACAGAGTTTTAGAGGACATGTTAAAG atcTTCGTCCACTATTCCGTGAAGAGCTGAAAAAGATGGTACCAAATCTGCTGGGACCCCATATTCTgaaaccaaaaatagtgaatgGAAAAACAGTAACATGCCGGAAAATGATACAATATTTCAAAGAATACGCAGCCTCATTCGACGGAGAAACTCTTCCACAACCACAAAGTATTCTCAATGcaaatgcaaaattaatatGTATTGAAGCAGCACATGAAGCTAAAGTGAATTATAGTCGAGGAATGGATAGATCAACGTATGGAACACGTATGATGTCAGAGAAGAAGCTTCTTGAAGCACATATTAAACATGGAATTACTgcattaaacatttttgataaatgtcCAAGAATTGGAGCAAAAGAAGTTCGAAATTTGTTGCTGGAGAAGTTACAAGAGGATATTAATGTCGGTTTTTGggaaacttttttcgattttaaagcTGAATACCTAtggaaatgctga